In the Butyricicoccus intestinisimiae genome, TGTACGGTTTTGCCGAGAATGCCGCTCGCCGTACCGCGCCAGCCGGAATGACAGACACCGATGCTCTTGCTCACCGGATCATGCAGCAGCGTCACCACACAGTCCGCATAGTATCCGCACAGCGGAACGTGCGGCAGGTTGGTAATGATGGCATCCGCCTTCCAGCTCATCGGCTGTCCCAATCCCATGCCCATTGTGTTCTCATCCACGACGCGAACAATGTCGCTGTGAATTTGTTTGGTCATGGTCATGCGCGCACGCGGCACTCGAAAGTGATCCGCAAGAATCTGATAATTTTGCAAAACATTGCTCCGCTCATCCCCGCGATTAAATCCAAGGTTGAGCGAGGCAAGATATCCCTTGCTCACACCGCCGAACTTGGTGGTAAACAGATGTTTTGTTGTAATATTATCACTGGTATAGTAAATCAGACTGCCTTCCTGCTGTCTGTGTATCCTTTGCTGCATGGTAATCCTCCTCTTATGCTGTATGTATTATACTATGCTTTTCCAAAAAAATATAGTGGGAAATTCCATACACAAACTTTACGAAAAATCGGCAGAATCTGTCGTTTTTTCCCTCCCATTATCCCTTTTGTATTTTTCTGCCATTCCTGCCGCCGGTTCCTGTTTCCCTGCCTGTTGACAAGACTTGGTTTTCAGATTAAAATGGTCTATGATGCCTTTGTATCAAACGTACGCGATCTATCGTTTAACCGCACAGGTAATCCTTAAAAATCAAGCTTTTTTTAGAAAAAATCACAAAAAACGGAGGTGTGTATCAGAAGAATGATTGGTTATATCATTGGCGCAGCCATCGTCGGCCTCGTCATCGGCGTTGTGCTCATGTTCATCTACTGCAATATTTCCAAGCAGACGGTGAATGATGCCAAGCGCGAAGCCGAGAGCATCAAAAACGAGGCGGAAGAAAGCGCTGCGCGAAAGAAACGCGAAGCTTTATTAGAAGCAAAAGAAGAAATTCACAAGAACCGCGCCGATCTCGAGCGAGAAATCAAAGAACGCCGCGGTGAAATGTCCAAGACCGAACGTCGACTGACACAGAAGGAAGAAACGCTGGATCGTAAGACGGATGCAGCGGACAAGAAAAACGAGGAACTGACCCGCCGTCTGGCAAATGTCCAGAAAAGCCGCGAGGAAGCGGAGCAGTACAAGCAGCAGCAGCTGGAGCGTCTGGAAAGCATTTCCGGTCTAACCCGCGATGAAGCCAAGCAGTATCTTGTCGATTCCATCGAGCAGGAGGCACAGCACGATGCAGCCATCAAGCTGCGCGAGATTCAGCAGCAGACCAAGGATGATGCTGAAAAGTATGCGAGAGAAGTTATCTCCTCCGCCATTCAGCGCTGCGCTGCCGACCACGTAGCAGAGGCAACCGTATCGGTTGTTCCGCTGCCGAATGACGAAATGAAGGGCCGCATCATCGGCCGTGAGGGACGCAACATCCGCACACTGGAGACCCTGACCGGTGTCGATCTCATCATCGACGATACGCCGGAGGCGATTACTCTGTCCTGTTTCGACCCTGTTCGCCGCGAAGTTGCCCGTCTGACGCTGGAGAAGCTCATCATTGACGGCCGCATCCATCCGGCGCGCATCGAAGAAATGGTCGAAAAGAGCCGCCGCGAAGTGGATCAGATCATCAAGCAGGAAGGCGAACGCGCAGTTCTCGAAACCG is a window encoding:
- the pgeF gene encoding peptidoglycan editing factor PgeF, whose protein sequence is MQQRIHRQQEGSLIYYTSDNITTKHLFTTKFGGVSKGYLASLNLGFNRGDERSNVLQNYQILADHFRVPRARMTMTKQIHSDIVRVVDENTMGMGLGQPMSWKADAIITNLPHVPLCGYYADCVVTLLHDPVSKSIGVCHSGWRGTASGILGKTVQRMQEQYGAKPENIEAAIGPSIRQCCFETDADVPDAMTETMGESVTPFIQPRGKKFFLDLQGINREQLERCGVRNIVDSGMCTKCMHDTFWSHRATHGNRGVQAGVIMLEG
- the rny gene encoding ribonuclease Y, which gives rise to MIGYIIGAAIVGLVIGVVLMFIYCNISKQTVNDAKREAESIKNEAEESAARKKREALLEAKEEIHKNRADLEREIKERRGEMSKTERRLTQKEETLDRKTDAADKKNEELTRRLANVQKSREEAEQYKQQQLERLESISGLTRDEAKQYLVDSIEQEAQHDAAIKLREIQQQTKDDAEKYAREVISSAIQRCAADHVAEATVSVVPLPNDEMKGRIIGREGRNIRTLETLTGVDLIIDDTPEAITLSCFDPVRREVARLTLEKLIIDGRIHPARIEEMVEKSRREVDQIIKQEGERAVLETGVHGLHPELVKLLGRMRYRTSYGQNVLQHSIEVSHIAGILAGELGINATQAKRAGLLHDIGKAVDREMEGSHVDIGVDLCKRYHEHADIVHAVQAHHGDIEAKTLVACLVQAADAISAARPGARRENLEAYIKRLEKLEEIANTTPGVSSSYAIQAGREIRIIVNPEQVNDSQMILLSREIAKKIEDELEYPGQIKINMIRETRAVEYAK